In the Patescibacteria group bacterium genome, ATTCTTTGATAAAAGGAACGAAAGCAAAGCCGGGGAATTCTTCCTTTTCAAAACTGCCGTCCTCCTTCTTTTTATATCGCCAAAGGCTTGACTCAATAGGCGCGACGATTGAACCGTAAACCTTTAATTGATTCTCCCATTCTTTTGGTATTTCATCTGTTGAGGCAGCGGCAATTATTTTTTCATATGGAGCTTCAGACGGGAAACCTTTTGCCGCGTTTAAACAATGAACATCAACTATGCCCTTTTTAATGAAATTATATTTAAAAATATTTTTCCTGCCCATCGCCTCAAGTTCAGGGATGAGTTCTATGGAAATTATCTTTCCTTTTTTATCTGCCGGCAATTCTTCTCCAATATCATTATGACTCACAATAAACGCCAAGAGCGCGGTTTGCCAGCCCGAACCTGACCCTATATCAAGTATTTTATCTCCGGGCTTAGGATCCAAAAGCTCCAACATAAAAGCCACTGTTAACGGCTGAGAAATAGTCTGACCGAAGCCAATAGGCAGAGGGGCGTCCACATAAGCCTCAAACTTTAATTCCTC is a window encoding:
- a CDS encoding protein-L-isoaspartate O-methyltransferase, which translates into the protein MNKLIEDLVSEGFLKTPRIINAFRHIDRADFVPEELKFEAYVDAPLPIGFGQTISQPLTVAFMLELLDPKPGDKILDIGSGSGWQTALLAFIVSHNDIGEELPADKKGKIISIELIPELEAMGRKNIFKYNFIKKGIVDVHCLNAAKGFPSEAPYEKIIAAASTDEIPKEWENQLKVYGSIVAPIESSLWRYKKKEDGSFEKEEFPGFAFVPFIKE